The Vigna unguiculata cultivar IT97K-499-35 chromosome 6, ASM411807v1, whole genome shotgun sequence genome contains a region encoding:
- the LOC114186813 gene encoding transcription elongation factor 1 homolog, producing MGKRKAKAKPAPKKRMDKLDTVFCCPFCNHGSSVECRIDMKNLIGEATCGICQESFSTTITALSEPIDIYSEWIDECERVNTVDDDA from the exons ATGGGAAAAAGGAAAGCAAAGGCAAAGCCCGCTCCAAAGAAACGAATGGATAAGCTTGATACTGTCTTCTGCTGCCCTTTCTGCAATCATGGCAGCAGCGTTGAATGCCGCAT TGACATGAAGAACCTGATAGGGGAAGCTACTTGTGGGATATGCCAAGAGAGCTTTAGCACTACCATCACAG CTTTATCAGAGCCAATAGACAT ATACAGTGAGTGGATtgatgaatgtgaaagggtgaaCACCGTGGATGATGATGCATAG
- the LOC114188936 gene encoding transcription factor VOZ1-like: MKKISKSSCKSASHRLFKDKARNHVDDLQVMFLDLQFARKESRTIDVALLEEQVHQMLREWKAELNEPSPASSLQQGGSLGSFSTDVYRLLQLCEEEDDATSPLVAPKSEPNDQTMQAEARVIVQEGHHEQEFLLLKECKHSAVGVPNMAVNNLDGPGLEFHQFEFSKDLDHSFYAGTGFCEEGGVPHISSYLPSACPPPSAFLGPKCALWDCPRPVQGLEWCQDYCSSFHAALALNEGPPGMTPVLRPGGIGLKDNLLFAALSAKAHGKVVGIPECEGAATAKSPWNAPELFDICVLEGETIREWLFFDKPRRAFESGNRKQRSLPDYSGRGWHESRKQVMNEFGGLKRSYYMDPQPLNLFEWHLYEYEISKCDACALYRLELKLVDGKKSSKTKIITGDSVADLQKHMGSLSAEFHSDSNKRSAKGSRTKLGIGGGVYSASNRPALLNAPYQYGLTAPYDFVVDNTSDYM, encoded by the exons ATGAAGAAAATTTCCAAGAGCAGCTGCAAGTCCGCATCACACAGACTCTTTAAAGACAAGGCAAGGAACCATGTTGATGATCTACAGGTCATGTTCTTGGATCTGCAGTTTGCAAGAAAGGAGAGCCGCACGATTGATGTGGCACTCCTTGAGGAGCAAGTCCATCAAATGCTTCGTGAGTGGAAGGCTGAGCTCAATGAGCCTTCTCCAGCTTCTTCTCTGCAGCAA GGTGGTAGTCTTGGTTCATTCTCGACCGATGTCTATAGGCTATTGCAGCTCTGTGAGGAGGAAGACGATGCTACTAGTCCATTAGTTGCACCTAAGTCTGAACCTAATGATCAAACTATGCAGGCTGAAGCTAGGGTCATAGTGCAAGAG GGCCACCATGAACAAGAATTTCTATTACTTAAAGAATGCAAACACTCAGCAGTAGGAGTTCCCAACATGGCAGTAAACAACTTGGACGGACCTGGTTTAGAATTTCATCAATTTGAATTCAGTAAGGACTTGGATCACAGTTTTTATGCTGGTACAGGATTTTGTGAGGAAGGTGGTGTTCCTCATATATCTAGCTATCTTCCAAGTGCGTGTCCTCCTCCTTCTGCTTTCCTAGGTCCAAAATGCGCACTTTGGGACTGTCCAAGACCTGTTCAAGGGTTGGAGTGGTGTCAAGATTATTGCAGTAGCTTTCATGCTGCTCTTGCTTTAAACGAAGGACCACCAGGCATGACCCCAGTTCTAAGACCTGGGGGAATTGGACTCAAGGATAACTTACTTTTTGCTGCTCTTAGTGCAAAGGCACACGGAAAAGTTGTTGGCATCCCTGAATGTGAGGGAGCAGCAACTGCCAAATCTCCATGGAATGCACCTG AACTGTTTGATATTTGTGTTCTGGAGGGTGAGACTATTAGGGAGTGGCTTTTCTTTGATAAGCCTAGAAGGGCTTTTGAGAGTGGGAACAGAAAGCAGAGGTCACTGCCGGATTATAGCGGGCGTGGATGGCATGAATCTAGAAAGCAAGTGATGAATGAGTTTGGAGGGCTGAAGAGATCTTATTACATGGATCCTCAACCTCTGAACCTTTTTGAATGGCACCTTTACGAGTATGAAATTAGCAAGTGTGATGCATGTGCCTTATATCGGTTAGAACTGAAGCTTGTTGATGGGAAAAAGAGCTCAAAGACAAAGATCATAACAGGTGATTCGGTTGCTGATCTGCAGAAGCACATGGGAAGCCTCTCTGCTGAGTTTCACTCTGATAGTAACAAACGTTCTGCCAAAGGTAGTAGAACAAAGCTTGGCATAGGAGGTGGTGTTTATTCAGCTTCTAACAGACCTGCTCTACTAAATGCACCTTATCAATACGGCTTAACTGCACCATATGACTTTGTTGTTGACAACACAAGTGACTATATGTGA
- the LOC114187232 gene encoding OPA3-like protein, whose product MVLPLLKLGTLALKTLSKPVASRLKQQAALHPRFRQLIVNMAQSNHQITTKMQRRIYGHATDVEIRPLNEEKAVQAAVDLIGELFVFSVAGVLLIFEVQRSSRSEARKEELRKEELGAVRQKNEDLAEEVELLKQRIQELEQMARGRGLTGILNLRQGNKENGKAEKTA is encoded by the exons ATGGTGCTCCCACTCTTGAAACTCGGAACGCTGGCCTTGAAAACCCTAAGCAAACCCGTCGCCAGTAGATTGAAGCAGCAGGCGGCTCTTCACCCCAGGTTCCGCCAACTCATCGTTAACATGGCTCAG TCAAATCATCAAATCACCACGAAGATGCAACGGCGCATCTACGGTCACGCCACCGATGTTGAGATTCGGCCCTTGAATGAGGAAAAGGCTGTTCAGGCTGCGGTTGATCTTATCGGAGAACTCTTTGTCTTCTCG GTTGCAGGAGTTCTCTTGATCTTTGAGGTACAAAGAAGTTCTAGATCTGAGGCAAGGAAGGAGGAGCTACGAAAAGAAGAGCTTGGG GCTGTGAGGCAAAAAAATGAGGACTTGGCAGAAGAAGTGGAACTTCTTAAGCAAAGAATTCAAGAACTGGAACAGATGGCCAGGGGACGAGGATTGACTGGCATTTTAAACCTCAGACAAGGtaataaagaaaatggaaaggCGGAGAAAACTGCTTGA
- the LOC114187033 gene encoding isoflavone 4'-O-methyltransferase-like — protein sequence MEKMDVEELFEAQAHLYKYTYSFVSSMCLKSAVHLGIPDAIFKNGQPITLPELVLALQIQLTKSGHVYRLMRVLVHAGFFATTKVVKDDTEEVGYDLTPSSRLLLKDNVPTLSPFVRAMFHPALVHSSESLPEWFHRNETTPCETAFGMSFWEYLSQNQEFNGLFNEAMVSDSGMVNLVMKNCKSAFEGLNSLVDVGGGKGGVGKIVCESLPNLQWTVLDLPHVVENLSDSTSLKFVGGDMFQSIPSADAVLLKLVLHAYSDEECVKVLKKCKEAVSKKGKAGKVIIIDIVVGQKNENHELTEAKLFFDMIMMIVVTGKEREEKEWEKLFLEAGFSHYKITNIFGMRSLIEVYP from the exons ATGGAAAAGATGGATGTTGAAGAGTTGTTTGAGGCTCAGGCTCATTTATACAAGTATACTTACAGTTTCGTATCTTCCATGTGCCTCAAAAGTGCAGTTCACTTGGGAATACCAGACGCAATCTTCAAGAATGGCCAACCTATTACTCTCCCCGAGTTGGTCTTGGCACTTCAGATTCAACTAACAAAATCTGGTCATGTATACAGACTCATGCGCGTGCTGGTGCATGCTGGCTTCTTTGCCACCACCAAGGTTGTGAAAGATGATACGGAAGAAGTGGGGTATGATCTCACACCTTCTTCAAGGCTACTCCTTAAGGACAATGTTCcaaccttgtctccttttgttcGAGCAATGTTTCATCCGGCTCTGGTTCACTCATCAGAATCATTGCCTGAGTGGTTTCACAGAAATGAGACCACACCCTGTGAAACTGCGTTTGGGATGAGTTTCTGGGAGTACTTGAGTCAAAACCAAGAGTTTAACGGCCTCTTCAATGAAGCAATGGTCAGTGATTCTGGGATGGTGAATTTGGTTATGAAAAACTGTAAATCTGCTTTTGAGGGACTGAATTCATTGGTTGATGTTGGTGGTGGTAAAGGAGGTGTAGGTAAGATAGTTTGTGAATCACTGCCTAATTTGCAATGGACCGTGCTTGATCTTCCACATGTTGTTGAAAATTTGTCTGACAGTAccagtttgaagtttgttggaGGTGACATGTTTCAGTCTATTCCTTCAGCAGATGCTGTTCTTCTTAAG TTAGTGTTGCATGCTTATAGTGATGAAGAATGCGTTAAGGTACTGAAGAAATGCAAAGAAGCTGTTTCAAAGAAGGGGAAGGCAGGGAAAGTAATTATCATAGACATAGTGGTTGGtcaaaagaatgaaaatcaTGAATTGACCGAAGCAAAGCTGTTTTTTGATATGATAATGATGATTGTGGTCACTGGGaaggagagagaagaaaaagaatgggAGAAACTCTTCTTGGAAGCTGGATTTAGTCATTACAAGATAACAAACATCTTTGGTATGAGATCCCTCATTGAAGTTTATCCTTGA
- the LOC114187148 gene encoding pterin-4-alpha-carbinolamine dehydratase 2, mitochondrial-like, translated as MLRCFYQMNRLVLLRHPLLPLSVAAAAKLSLQPFSQTYYSYTRRRMNSEICHGVSSPLTTATFCTTNKDLSAKKCVPCNTKDLQPMTPDEARTLLPQVADWDLVNEDGVLKLRRSWKVKTFTKGLQFFRVIGDLAEAEGHHPDLHLVGWNNVTIEIWTHSVGGLTQNDFILAAKMNGLNLHGLLRRKASD; from the exons ATGCTGCGCTGCTTCTACCAAATGAATCGCCTTGTTCTTCTTCGCCACCCTCTTCTACCTTTATCTGTTGCCGCCGCCGCCAAGTTATCATTGCAACCCTTTTCCCAAACCTATTATTCATACACACGGAGACG AATGAATTCTGAAATATGTCACGGAGTCTCTTCACCTCTCACAACCGCTACATTTTGCACTACCAACAAAG acttGTCAGCTAAGAAGTGTGTACCCTGCAATACAAAGGACTTGCAGCCCATGACCCCGGATGAAGCACGCACTCTGCTTCCACAG GTTGCCGATTGGGATTTGGTAAACGAGGATGGTGTATTGAAGTTGAGGAGATCATGGAAAGTGAAGACTTTTACCAAAGGATTGCAGTTTTTCAGGGTAATAGGTGATCTTGCTGAAGCTGAAG GTCATCATCCTGATCTTCATCTTGTTGGCTGGAATAATGTTACCATAGAGATTTGGACGCATTCTGTGG GTGGGCTGACGCAGAATGATTTTATTCTCGCTGCTAAGATGAATGGACTTAATTTGCATGGCTTGCTAAGACGGAAGGCTTCCGACTGA
- the LOC114187618 gene encoding uncharacterized protein LOC114187618: MKFHKEYLDLILVPSGLLIMFAYHLFLLYKYINQPHTTVMGFENNDKRIWVERIMQADKRDVSTALSVIQSNTTAATFLASVSLTLSSLIGAWVANTSNIFFQRELIYGDTTPTTITIKYICLLTCFLLAFSCFVQSARHFVHANYLISTPDSFVPVSSVEIAVIRGGDFWSLGLRALYFALDLLLWFFGPIPMFISSLAMVLVLNYLDSNARPLHPNVSQGTQIHMAKRGFNL; encoded by the exons ATGAAGTTCCATAAGGAGTACCTGGATTTAATTTTGGTCCCTTCAGGTTTGCTAATCATGTTTGCTTATCACCTCTTCCTGCTTTACAAATATATCAATCAGCCTCACACCACAGTCATGGGATTTGAGAACAATGACAAAAGAATTTGGGTTGAAAGAATTATGCAG GCAGACAAAAGGGATGTTAGCACGGCTCTGTCTGTAATTCAATCAAACACCACAGCTGCAACATTCTTGGCCTCGGTCTCTTTGACTCTTAGTTCACTTATTGGAGCTTGGGTTGCCAACACTTCCAACATTTTCTTCCAGCGTGAATTGATCTATGGTGACACTACACCAACAACCATTACTATCAAGTACATTTGCCTGCTAACATGCTTCCTTCTAGCTTTCTCATGCTTTGTTCAATCAGCAAGACACTTTGTTCATGCAAACTATTTGATAAGCACTCCAGATAGTTTTGTCCCTGTCAGTAGTGTGGAAATAGCTGTCATAAGGGGAGGTGATTTCTGGTCACTTGGTCTTCGAGCCCTCTATTTTGCTCTTGATTTGTTACTTTGGTTCTTTGGACCAATACCTATGTTTATTTCCTCACTGGCCATGGTGCTTGTCCTCAATTATCTTGACTCTAATGCAAGGCCATTGCATCCTAATGTGTCTCAGGGAACCCAGATTCATATGGCAAAGAGGGGCTTTAACTTGTGA